The Nymphaea colorata isolate Beijing-Zhang1983 chromosome 5, ASM883128v2, whole genome shotgun sequence DNA segment cacacatacacatgtatgtatttatgtgtaTGTAGTAAGTATGCAAAAGAAATACTTGTTGATTTTTAAACATGAAGAACAGCACCATATCAGACATATACTGGTGAACCAAAATCTCATGATATTCCATTTTCTATAATctaaattgaaaatgtgaaaaatgaagataaaagttgcacaacaaagaaataaataaaactctTGAGAATAAACTGTTATTATCTAGCAATAACATtgtgatttttcaaaatgttactAGATCAAGGGCTCAAATCATGTATTCAGCAGTGTTATGTACTGGTTGTGTGGGACATGGACACTGCATTTTGAATCTATGGAGACTCATATATAAAACAATGTCGGGAACTTATACAGAAAAAATAGTTGTATCTCGATATCTTAGATGTCGTCATCATCCAGACAAATAACAAAAGTGCTTGCATTCTATACATCCTGAAATATTTTGTCAGATTTTTCCAGTAACTACACACAGTCCATTACAAAATACCTGAAAATCAACTAAAGTacttaaaaataagaaaactattaaagattttaaaaatattgtagAAGTGACTGACAGGTGCCACTCTTGAATCAGCCACTGAGTCGAATTTGTTTACCATGGATTCAAATCAATTCAGGCCAGCTGATAACACTGATTTTGAACTATCTAAGTTACATAGCATACGGACTGGATCAAGAACCCATACCAAGACTCTAGCAGCTAGTGATCTAGAAGGTCCCCTCTTTGAAAGAGTGCTGAGAGCCACCTCAGCAGCAGCATGTTCAGCTTGTCTCAGGGTACTgcaaaatgtaggactttcaaAAATCTCGCCATTGAAGTTAACTGTAGCTTTGAACCGAGGTGCATGATCTGGCCCCTCCCGGATACAAGAATACGATGGGAGATTAAAACAGCTTCTCTGTGCTAGCTCCTGCAGCTGGTTTTTATACATGCCTGGAGAAAGCAATCCCATTGAGAAAAAGATGAAGCACAACATGCACAACAGGGAATAAACAAggattagaaaaaaagaaagtaagaatAACAGAACATGgttagaaaacaaaaacttcaaaattctTAAAGTGCCAATGCTGCTTGCATATCCCAAAGTAGGCAAATTTTGATAGATAATTTCCTTCTTctaaaactaagaaaagataaATAGCCAGTACTCTGCAGGCAGCAcaatataaatggaaaaaaaaaaaaaccaaccaGATTGTATGCAGTTATTCTTTTCATGCGTTTAAGGGTTCCTCAATAGAAGATTATAACTCACCTCTGCTTTTAGCACAGGATTTTGTGTGTGTCTAATCACTAATGTGGTTAGCACTGATGTGGGTGGTAGATGACACCCTTCTTGCAAATCAACCTCTCTTGTTCTTCCTCCTACGAAAATCACAATCTGCCTTTGTCAATAAAACCAAGGACCAGATACAACTGCTTCAACCTCCTCACCACTCGATGCAAGTGTCACCAcctaaatgagaaaatatgaacatcaataaaaaaaatgtcctaATCTAGATTCCAGCCGTACTTGCTTTCTAAATAAatgaagtagaaaagaaaatcagCTGAAAGTACGACCACATGTCCATGCACAGAATGATACTCATAGTGCAAAGCATCATGTTCTCAGAAAATTAAAGCCAACACACTAACCTGAATAACAAAAATTTGGTGGTACTGAGTCGAAAAAATGATAGAAACTGATTAAAATGCTACAATTCTCCAAACAATACAATTAGGAACCCAGTGCAGCAGAAATTTCCTGCAGTACAAGCTGACCTAGCATAGAAAGAGATAGATCACCACATTCACCACAGCCTGACgaaattcatatatttgaactATAGGACCGATCCAACTTGCTGTAACATGACAAAATGATATGAAACACCCTTACATCCAAGCAGTAGTGATCAAACAAGCATAGGGAGTCCCGAAACCTATACTGAGAGAACTacatatgaacaaaaaagatATCTCGCGAAGAGAAAATCACATAAATTGCAAAGGAAACAGCAATCGCGGTAAGCAGTCCCAAGCTGTAGCAACTTAACGCCAAAAGGCCCACCACTTCATAAGCCAAATGGAAGTCATTGTGATGGAGTACTTGCCAATTCTCCAGCCAACAAACTCTAAGAAATGCATGACGAACCAGTCCGACCATGAAAGCGAAACTCGCTACCAGCAAGCTAAACCGACACGATTTGAATTCCACATTCCGATATACAATCCCAAACCACCAAAATAGCCATGTCATTGAACAACCTGGAGAAAATTAAGATAGAATGACCAATGGAGGACGCCAAAAGCGGGACAGAATGTTTCATAACTATAGTTCGATCATTCTATGTCCAATTTCCTCGAAAACAGGACATCAATTTCCACAAAGAAATAAAGCATGTACTTCGATTTCAAACCCTAAGAACAAGGCGCGCCAGAAATTAACTCCAATGCGCCAATTGATTGGGGCGAAACCACCAGCCAGGAAGACctaaaatgaaggaaagagtTTACAAGGCCGCATAAACGATTGATGCATCCAAACAAGAGAAGATCGGACGCAAAAACCATCCCCAGAAGAACCCGGCGACAGAAAGACCCTGCTTGAAAAACCCTAACCACGGTGTTCTCGCAGCACAAACAATGAGAAAAGAAGGAGCTAGAGGGCGAAGGCGACAAGAAAAAGCATAGTTTCATATGGGATCTGAAGACCCACCGATGCTGCCGCAATTTCCACCGGAAACCAGAGAAACTCCGACCGCGGACGCTGGAATCGGCCGAATCTCACCGCGGAGCACACGTCACTCCGCGTCCAAGCAGACAATGGGTAGAGAGTCGAAGCAGCAGAAATCTTTGTTTCACTTGGTTTTACCAGTGTCAGCATAATTACGTTTATACCCTCATATCTCTTACCATATTGCATTTCACCAGCTGCTCCTGCCCCTTGCTTCCGTAACGCCACGAATCCAGGACGCTGTACGAGTGCGGGCTCTcaagcatgtgtgtgtgtgggtgcccgtgtgtatgtgtatgatTTGGATGTAAAAAGGAGCTGCTTCAAGATCCTATAAGGATAATTTGGATCTCATCTCTATCAATCAAAATTTCTAATAAGCTAAAAGCTTATGACTCGTTTTAATAAGGGGCCGAgccaaattttcattttatgggACATTAAATGTATGGTTAATAGATTTTTAATTGATTATAATAAGGCAGtgaatatatatttacataactcatttgatatatatatatatataatgaattggaTCTAATCCATGTCATTTTAATTGAATTGctctaaagtgacttcaaactTCTGCCAGTCGTGTAATAATAGAAAATTTCTCCCTTATCATCACTTTCCTTTAAGTAACATAAAGTAGATAACCTAACAGGCAGGCtgcaaatgatgaaaatatgtttatcataaagagatttgttgtttgtgaccctgcttcactttaattgatatttgaacaaaaagatcacaGTAAACTTTTGGTATGAGTGGGGATAACATTTCTTTAAgctaaatttttaatatatcaCATTTTCAGGTGTATTTTGTAGACCATCAAAAACAGGTTTTCTATTTATTTCaaccatcattttttttattattaagagCAAAAGAGTCTAATAAAGGactaaaaaacttaaaagataaTATTATATCATATTGCATGTACCAGCAATGTCATTCCTTATGAGTCTAGCACCTACAGATTTCTCTAAGATCTAATATACCTATTTCTCTAAGATTTAATATGCGAAATATGTTATTACCGTTAAACTTGCTAGAAACTCATTAATACATGGCCTTTTTAACAGAAGCAAAGTCCGGACCGCTCAGATTTcggaaaaacaaaatttacatttttaattttgaaaaaaaataatttagcCACATAATAATACtattttattcttataaaaattttgaaaatataatttggcCACCGGtccctatataaaaatttctaCTCTCTGCCCTTCAAAATACAAGCCAATAGGTTAGTCAACTCCGCCCTTTATTAGTcaatatatgaaacaaaatatGCTTATTATAGTGAGGACCGAAAGTGAATCGTCTCATCCAACTCAATGTCGACATCAGGACCGAAAGTGAATCGGTTTAGAAAACGATACACAAAGGAATTGGCGCACATGTGCTGGAACAGTTTGGCTTTATAGgcatttctcaattttttttttattaaaaaaacaaataagtaaAATTAGCTGTTCTTTTATGAGTAACAGGCTGAATTTTGGGTGAGTAGGAGGATTGATCCCACTAGGCAAGCGCCATAGACCCTTTCTTCCAGTCATGCCAGGCATCGAGTGATGAGAACCCAAACTAAAAAATTCCAAGTCCAATTGGCTAAATGATCCTTTGGCAGACCCTCAAGACAAGTCATTCATCAAGCATCTTGAGTAAATATAGAAGCTctgtcaaaaatgcatcaatttcTAGTGAAATAACAAGGTTCTAGAACTGAATAGTAAGATGACCACAGAACTAAGCTTGCAACTTTACCTAAAAGCCAAAAGAATATACAATTGTGATCATCCCAAAGTAATCAATCAATGACACAGTAAAATTACAGCAAGCAAAAGCTTATTAATTTGAGCCACGCTGGAGGGTTTCTATCAAGTGATCAAGCCTGTACTTCATGATAGGCTGTCCTGATCTTGTTCTCTTGAGCATTTTATGTTTCAGCTCCTTCTTCTGAGCCAtaaccttctctttctctttttttttggcttcctGGATTGCCTCTGCCTCcatttttgccttttcttcttcctgcttcttcttctcatatTCTTCTCTCAAAGTCTGCAggttgcttttctttctctgcttcttcctgctGGTTGAATTGATTTCCTGTG contains these protein-coding regions:
- the LOC116253860 gene encoding ATP-dependent RNA helicase dbp3, with protein sequence MKKQGGHSGGRSWSLGASAKMKSNSTHYNPAEIKKQREFYKNAKHIKKYKKLKQKTDHEYSQMRIEPIDLVQEEINSTSRKKQRKKSNLQTLREEYEKKKQEEEKAKMEAEAIQEAKKKEKEKVMAQKKELKHKMLKRTRSGQPIMKYRLDHLIETLQRGSN